In one window of Candidatus Sulfuricurvum sp. RIFRC-1 DNA:
- a CDS encoding ATP-binding cassette domain-containing protein codes for MKTHILELENVSHTYDKEMVLKNISFSIEEASFSVLLGLNGAGKSTIFSLLTRLLNLQSGSIKINGYTIQNYSKALKDIGIVFQEPTLDLDLTVRQNLYYYGALKGLSFKETIASIKEELSNLDLDEKLDTKVQKLNGGHRRRVEIVRSLINKPKLLLLDEATVGLDLKSRFDILDYLRRKVQKGELSVLWITHLFDEVQESDTLAIIHKGKILQTGKVDAIIAEHNQADLTQTFRYLTRENPDA; via the coding sequence ATGAAAACACATATTTTAGAGCTCGAAAACGTATCGCACACATACGATAAGGAGATGGTTCTTAAAAATATCTCATTTTCCATCGAAGAAGCCTCTTTTTCTGTCTTGCTCGGACTGAACGGGGCAGGCAAATCGACTATATTCTCTCTTCTAACCAGACTCTTGAACCTTCAATCCGGCTCAATAAAGATCAATGGATACACGATACAAAATTACAGCAAAGCGCTTAAAGATATCGGTATCGTTTTTCAGGAACCGACGCTGGATTTGGATTTGACCGTCCGACAAAATCTTTACTACTACGGTGCGTTAAAAGGGTTGAGTTTTAAAGAGACCATCGCCTCTATCAAAGAGGAACTGAGCAATCTTGACCTCGATGAAAAACTGGATACAAAGGTGCAAAAACTCAACGGCGGACACAGACGACGGGTTGAAATCGTACGCTCCCTCATTAACAAACCGAAACTTCTTTTACTGGACGAAGCAACGGTTGGACTCGATTTGAAAAGCCGCTTTGATATTCTGGATTATTTGCGCCGAAAAGTTCAAAAAGGGGAGCTCTCTGTTTTATGGATCACCCATTTGTTTGATGAGGTTCAAGAGAGTGATACGTTGGCCATTATTCACAAAGGAAAGATTCTTCAAACCGGCAAGGTTGATGCGATTATAGCCGAGCACAATCAAGCGGACTTAACCCAAACCTTCAGATATTTGACGAGGGAGAATCCTGATGCGTAA
- a CDS encoding ABC transporter permease, which yields MRNYFYCAQGIIYKELLRFLKEKSRFFSALVRPLLWLFIFSAGFTSALGLAIIPPYESYITYETYIVPGLVGMILLFNGMQSSLTMIIDKEMGSMKILLTSYINRNFLLFCKMFATAIVSTIQAITFLIVAYFYGIELSITAIVLTIPVILFTSIILNAFALFISSVIKQLENFAAIMNFVIFPMFFLSSALYPLWKIKDSSLFLYTVCSFNPFTYIVESIRFTLYLKYDLSNFYIIFFYFIVALSLAFMGYKSKKVLKKS from the coding sequence ATGCGTAACTATTTTTATTGTGCCCAAGGGATCATTTATAAAGAGCTATTACGCTTTTTAAAAGAAAAAAGCCGATTCTTTTCGGCACTCGTTCGCCCTTTATTGTGGCTTTTTATCTTTTCAGCAGGTTTTACATCGGCCCTGGGTTTAGCCATCATTCCCCCCTATGAGTCCTATATAACCTATGAAACCTATATCGTTCCGGGGCTTGTGGGGATGATTTTGCTTTTCAACGGTATGCAAAGCTCTTTAACCATGATTATTGATAAAGAGATGGGAAGTATGAAAATATTACTGACTTCTTATATTAATAGAAATTTTTTGCTTTTTTGTAAAATGTTTGCAACCGCCATCGTCTCAACGATACAGGCGATAACGTTTTTAATCGTCGCTTATTTTTATGGAATAGAGCTGAGTATTACCGCTATAGTGCTTACGATACCGGTCATTTTATTCACATCGATTATCCTTAACGCGTTTGCACTGTTTATCTCATCGGTTATCAAACAGCTGGAAAATTTTGCGGCTATTATGAATTTTGTTATTTTTCCGATGTTCTTTTTGAGCTCTGCACTCTATCCATTATGGAAGATAAAAGATTCATCGCTTTTCTTATACACCGTCTGTTCCTTCAATCCATTTACGTATATTGTTGAATCTATCCGCTTTACGCTCTATTTAAAATACGATTTGTCCAACTTTTATATTATTTTTTTCTATTTCATAGTGGCACTAAGCCTCGCATTTATGGGATATAAGTCAAAAAAGGTTTTGAAAAAAAGTTAA
- a CDS encoding methanol/ethanol family PQQ-dependent dehydrogenase: MTKSKMLTTKIAVTLAAFLIGCAAQGTGLTNNAKKGGVKASFNPVTYNDILNDDKTVGDVVTYGLGQKGQRYSTLKQINKKSIKDLVPVWNFSFGGEKMRGQESQPLVKDGVMYVTGSYSRLYALDIATGREIWAYEAKLPDAILPCCDVINRGAALIDNLVIFGTLDAKLVALDRATGKVVWKKTIAEYKDGYSFTAAPLIVKGLLITGVSGGEFGIVGRVEARDPKTGEIVWSRPTVEGHMGYLNGKENGISGTLNATWEGDQWQHGGAAPWNGVTYDPETDLIYVPTGNPSPWNSHERSGDNLYSACRIAINPSTGEIVWHYQTTPNDGWDFDGMSELVLFDYKDASGKTVKAGATADKNGFFYVLNRENGKFISASPFVDKISWAKEIGKDGKPVVIEENRPGVPVNGEKGKTVFTVPSFLGGKNWNPMAYSQNTGFFYVPANEWGMDIWNQPVTYKKGAAYMGAGFTIKPVYQDHIGALKAIDPKTGKIKWKYENKAPLWGGVLATAGGIVFTGTPEGELLGLDDATGKVLYSFQVGSGIVGSPITWEQDGEQYVSVVSGWGGAVPLWGGDVAKSIKHISQGGMVHVFKLHK; this comes from the coding sequence ATGACAAAGAGTAAAATGCTAACTACTAAGATTGCAGTAACACTTGCTGCCTTTCTTATTGGTTGTGCTGCTCAGGGCACAGGTCTAACTAACAATGCAAAAAAAGGTGGAGTGAAAGCTTCATTTAATCCCGTAACATATAATGATATCCTCAATGATGATAAAACTGTAGGTGATGTTGTTACGTACGGTTTAGGGCAAAAAGGGCAACGTTACTCGACATTGAAACAAATCAATAAAAAGAGCATCAAAGATCTTGTTCCGGTATGGAATTTCAGCTTCGGCGGTGAAAAAATGCGTGGGCAAGAGTCACAACCGTTGGTTAAAGACGGTGTTATGTATGTAACAGGATCGTATTCACGTTTATACGCTCTGGATATTGCAACCGGACGAGAAATCTGGGCTTATGAAGCAAAACTTCCGGATGCGATCTTACCGTGCTGTGACGTTATCAACAGAGGGGCAGCTCTTATTGACAACCTCGTAATCTTTGGAACGTTGGATGCTAAACTTGTAGCACTTGATCGCGCTACCGGTAAAGTTGTATGGAAGAAAACCATTGCAGAGTATAAAGACGGTTATTCATTTACAGCAGCACCTTTGATTGTTAAAGGTCTTCTTATAACCGGTGTATCGGGTGGGGAATTCGGTATTGTCGGCAGAGTTGAAGCCCGTGATCCAAAAACCGGAGAGATTGTGTGGAGCAGACCAACGGTTGAGGGACACATGGGATACCTTAACGGTAAAGAAAATGGTATCAGCGGAACCTTAAACGCAACATGGGAAGGCGATCAGTGGCAACACGGCGGAGCGGCTCCGTGGAACGGTGTAACGTATGATCCTGAAACTGATCTTATCTATGTACCGACGGGGAACCCTTCTCCATGGAACTCTCATGAGAGATCTGGAGACAATTTATATTCTGCTTGCAGAATTGCGATTAATCCTAGTACCGGTGAAATTGTATGGCATTACCAAACCACGCCTAACGATGGATGGGATTTTGACGGTATGTCAGAGCTTGTCTTGTTTGACTATAAAGATGCTTCAGGCAAAACGGTAAAAGCCGGTGCAACTGCCGATAAAAACGGTTTCTTCTATGTCTTAAATCGTGAAAACGGTAAATTCATCAGTGCTTCGCCGTTTGTTGACAAAATTTCATGGGCAAAAGAGATTGGTAAAGACGGGAAACCTGTTGTTATCGAAGAAAATCGTCCCGGTGTACCGGTCAATGGCGAAAAAGGGAAGACCGTATTTACCGTTCCATCATTCTTAGGCGGTAAAAACTGGAATCCAATGGCGTATTCACAAAATACAGGTTTCTTCTACGTCCCGGCAAATGAGTGGGGTATGGACATCTGGAATCAACCGGTAACGTATAAAAAAGGTGCTGCATACATGGGTGCTGGTTTTACCATCAAACCTGTATATCAAGACCACATCGGTGCGCTTAAAGCAATCGATCCTAAAACCGGTAAAATCAAATGGAAATACGAGAATAAAGCTCCATTATGGGGTGGAGTACTTGCAACAGCCGGCGGAATCGTATTTACAGGAACACCGGAAGGTGAACTTCTCGGGTTAGATGACGCAACCGGAAAAGTATTGTATTCGTTCCAAGTGGGTTCAGGAATCGTTGGATCACCGATCACTTGGGAACAAGACGGTGAGCAATATGTCTCTGTAGTATCAGGTTGGGGCGGAGCTGTACCTTTATGGGGCGGAGATGTTGCTAAATCCATTAAACACATTTCACAAGGTGGAATGGTTCACGTATTTAAACTACACAAATAA
- the pqqA gene encoding pyrroloquinoline quinone precursor peptide PqqA, with protein MKWEKPSFTDNRFGFEVTMYICHE; from the coding sequence ATGAAATGGGAAAAACCGTCATTTACGGATAACCGATTCGGATTTGAAGTAACTATGTACATCTGCCACGAATAA
- the pqqB gene encoding pyrroloquinoline quinone biosynthesis protein PqqB → MKIEVLGSSAGGGLPQFNCNCDNCKGYRAGKTSIKRRTQSSITISEDGENWVLFNTSPDILEQIHNSPFLHPTLRRETKIKAIVFIDAQIDHTTGLLMLREGCPHEVYCTKEVHEELNTSFPLFKMLTHWDGGGTHYHEVATDGTSFEIPVMPSYTFRAVPLISNAPPYSIYRDKPRAGDNIGMVVINKQSGKRLFYLPGLGVLQQAIIDEMRIADILLIDGTLWTDDEMIKNGFSTKLGTDMGHVPLSGAGGLIETLDTLEKPRKILIHINNTNPILDDTTEEYQELTRHNIEISYDGMHIEI, encoded by the coding sequence GTGAAAATAGAGGTATTAGGTTCCAGTGCCGGCGGCGGTCTTCCTCAGTTTAACTGCAATTGTGACAATTGTAAGGGGTACAGAGCAGGCAAAACATCTATCAAACGCCGCACTCAATCCTCGATCACGATCAGTGAAGACGGTGAGAACTGGGTACTTTTTAACACTTCACCGGACATTTTAGAACAAATTCATAATTCCCCCTTTTTGCACCCAACGCTCAGACGAGAAACAAAGATCAAAGCAATCGTTTTTATTGATGCTCAGATTGATCACACAACAGGGCTTTTAATGCTTAGAGAAGGGTGCCCTCACGAAGTCTACTGTACCAAAGAGGTACACGAAGAGTTAAATACCTCTTTTCCTCTTTTCAAAATGCTGACCCATTGGGATGGGGGAGGAACTCATTATCATGAGGTAGCAACCGATGGGACTAGCTTTGAGATTCCGGTTATGCCGAGTTACACCTTCAGAGCGGTTCCTTTGATTTCAAACGCACCTCCGTATTCAATATATCGTGACAAACCCAGAGCCGGCGATAATATCGGGATGGTGGTTATTAATAAGCAAAGCGGAAAGCGGCTCTTTTATCTTCCGGGGCTTGGCGTATTGCAACAAGCAATTATCGATGAGATGCGCATAGCGGATATTCTTTTGATAGACGGGACGCTTTGGACGGATGATGAAATGATCAAAAATGGCTTCTCCACGAAACTGGGAACCGATATGGGGCATGTACCGCTCAGCGGGGCAGGGGGGCTAATTGAAACATTAGATACGCTCGAAAAACCGAGAAAGATATTAATTCATATTAATAATACCAATCCGATTTTGGATGATACCACCGAAGAGTATCAAGAGCTTACACGCCACAATATAGAAATCTCATATGATGGTATGCATATCGAGATTTAA
- the pqqC gene encoding pyrroloquinoline-quinone synthase PqqC, with amino-acid sequence MKTPLSKKEFEEALRAMGSMYHIYHPFHIRMYEGKCTKEEIQGWVANRFYYQTMIPIKDAAIMSNNPPIEDRRKWIDRINDHDSVGGGIEAWLDLGTAVGLNKEDLISHKYVLPSVRFAVDAYVNFAKHAPWKEAAMSSLTEMFAPEIHQQRLDTWPKNYPWIDQNGLRYFQKRLTEARRDVQHGLALTLEEFNTAELQEKAFSILQFKLDILWTMVDALYLAYELKRPPYFNIKDCHATRKISCSE; translated from the coding sequence ATGAAAACGCCCCTCAGTAAAAAAGAATTCGAAGAAGCATTAAGAGCAATGGGGAGTATGTACCATATTTATCACCCTTTTCATATCCGCATGTATGAAGGTAAATGTACGAAAGAAGAGATTCAAGGATGGGTAGCCAACCGATTTTATTATCAAACAATGATACCGATCAAAGATGCGGCGATTATGTCCAACAACCCTCCTATCGAAGATAGACGAAAATGGATTGACAGAATTAATGATCATGACAGTGTCGGCGGCGGAATCGAAGCATGGCTCGATTTGGGTACGGCGGTAGGGCTGAATAAAGAAGATCTTATCAGTCATAAATATGTGTTGCCCTCGGTCAGATTTGCCGTCGATGCGTACGTCAACTTTGCGAAACATGCACCCTGGAAAGAGGCGGCGATGTCTTCATTAACCGAGATGTTTGCACCTGAAATACATCAGCAGCGCCTTGATACATGGCCTAAAAACTATCCATGGATCGATCAAAACGGGTTACGTTATTTTCAAAAACGACTTACGGAAGCAAGACGTGACGTACAGCACGGATTGGCACTGACGCTGGAGGAGTTCAATACCGCAGAGCTTCAAGAAAAAGCGTTCTCAATCTTGCAGTTCAAATTGGATATTTTGTGGACGATGGTAGATGCCCTCTATCTTGCGTATGAGCTTAAACGACCGCCGTATTTTAATATTAAGGATTGTCATGCAACGCGAAAAATTTCTTGCAGTGAATAG
- the pqqD gene encoding pyrroloquinoline quinone biosynthesis peptide chaperone PqqD, with protein sequence MQREKFLAVNSHFQLQYEEKQSCYVLLYPEGMVQLSFSAGEIMSLCDGANSCDSIITTLVEKFSNQAIESDVMEFLDEAMSRNWVIYHEA encoded by the coding sequence ATGCAACGCGAAAAATTTCTTGCAGTGAATAGTCACTTTCAACTCCAATATGAAGAGAAACAAAGCTGTTATGTTTTGCTCTATCCTGAGGGGATGGTGCAACTCAGCTTCTCAGCAGGGGAGATTATGAGTTTATGTGACGGTGCGAACTCGTGTGACTCTATCATCACAACATTGGTAGAGAAATTTTCGAATCAAGCGATTGAATCCGATGTTATGGAATTTCTTGATGAAGCGATGTCTCGCAATTGGGTAATTTATCATGAAGCCTAA
- the pqqE gene encoding pyrroloquinoline quinone biosynthesis protein PqqE has translation MKPNNKTVSPPLWILLELTHKCPLECTYCYNQLDFANTKDSMSKEDWFRVMEEARAMGAVQLGISGGEPLLNKDLLEIVKKANELKFYTNLITSGVGADISIVSKLKEAGLKTVQLGIQSSDEHTTTLITNNQNAFKDKMAFAKACKDNGLQLIVNTCITRQNIHQIGDIIEMAERLGANYLEIANIQYYGWALENINALLPTKEQLAEAKAITNHYRENRKDMKVFFVVPDYFATRPKACMNGWGSTFLTINPSGVALPCNTANTLPLTFPNVKEYSVEAIWNDSEAFNYFRGDSWMREPCRTCDEKEKDFGGCRCQAYALTKDMHEADPVCDKSGFHHVVTTKVEESINSDKQPLYRNKINSMNIIANRLDSSCK, from the coding sequence ATGAAGCCTAATAATAAAACCGTTAGCCCCCCTTTATGGATATTGCTGGAGCTGACACATAAATGCCCTTTGGAGTGTACCTACTGCTACAATCAGCTTGATTTTGCCAATACGAAAGACTCTATGAGCAAAGAGGACTGGTTTCGAGTCATGGAAGAGGCACGGGCTATGGGAGCCGTTCAGCTGGGTATCTCAGGCGGTGAACCTCTGCTGAACAAAGATCTTCTCGAAATTGTCAAAAAAGCCAATGAGTTAAAGTTTTATACCAATCTGATTACCTCTGGGGTCGGAGCCGATATCAGTATTGTTTCTAAACTCAAAGAAGCAGGGCTTAAGACGGTGCAGTTGGGTATTCAATCATCCGATGAGCATACAACCACACTGATAACGAACAATCAAAACGCTTTTAAAGACAAAATGGCTTTTGCCAAAGCGTGTAAAGATAATGGACTTCAGTTGATTGTCAACACGTGTATTACACGCCAAAATATCCATCAGATCGGTGATATCATTGAAATGGCGGAGCGTCTGGGGGCAAACTACCTTGAAATTGCTAACATCCAGTATTACGGCTGGGCGCTTGAAAATATCAATGCACTCCTTCCGACTAAAGAGCAGCTGGCTGAGGCCAAAGCGATCACGAATCACTACCGAGAAAATCGAAAAGATATGAAAGTCTTTTTTGTGGTACCGGATTATTTTGCCACACGTCCGAAAGCGTGTATGAATGGATGGGGTTCGACTTTTTTGACCATTAATCCAAGCGGAGTGGCACTTCCGTGCAACACGGCGAACACCCTTCCGCTCACCTTTCCCAATGTTAAAGAGTATTCGGTTGAAGCGATATGGAACGATTCGGAAGCGTTTAACTATTTCCGAGGGGACTCATGGATGAGGGAGCCATGCAGAACGTGTGATGAAAAAGAGAAAGATTTCGGCGGATGTCGATGTCAAGCCTATGCATTGACCAAAGATATGCATGAAGCGGATCCCGTCTGTGACAAATCCGGTTTTCATCATGTTGTAACAACCAAAGTAGAGGAGAGCATCAACTCAGATAAGCAACCGCTGTACCGAAACAAAATCAATTCGATGAACATCATTGCAAACAGATTGGATTCATCATGCAAATAG
- a CDS encoding leucyl aminopeptidase translates to MQIVLTNKQPKESLTLSFITTLSAKSDQTKMLSKAGFSLKEGTTYLDIHQSILYVASRSLRAEDLKISAAKAIQSIQKSSFKTLFIALEHYQDKLDVKALAEGLILGDYYYTQYKHESKKHQERKIFIAYSGSMYSKNHLEELLHEVEIICRNVNFVRDIVNTPPQDYYPHIMALDAKYFAKRDGLECKILGEHEMHEMGMNAMLSVGRASVHESQLIHLTYRPKNPKAKIVLLGKGLTYDCGGLSLKSADSMVSMKCDKAGGSAVLGVMSALRALDIECEVHGIIGAVENMIGGNAYKPDDVLRAKNGMSIEVKNTDAEGRLVLADCLCYAQDEIENFDYIFDFATLTGASIIALGSHTTAVMGHNEILKHKINTAAVQSGELVGFLPYNRYFENDLDSEIADMVNTASSRNGGAITASLFLDRFIKDENKKKWLHFDMAGASYAHKIWGYNPYGASGAGVRLILQFLKNITQ, encoded by the coding sequence ATGCAAATAGTACTCACCAACAAGCAGCCCAAAGAGAGTTTAACCCTATCGTTTATAACAACGCTATCCGCAAAATCGGACCAGACCAAAATGCTCTCCAAAGCAGGATTCAGCCTCAAAGAGGGGACGACTTATTTGGATATTCATCAGAGTATTTTGTATGTGGCAAGCCGTTCGCTCCGCGCAGAAGATCTCAAAATCAGTGCGGCAAAAGCGATTCAATCCATACAAAAAAGCAGTTTCAAAACACTCTTTATAGCATTAGAACACTATCAGGATAAACTGGATGTGAAAGCATTGGCTGAAGGGCTTATTTTGGGTGATTATTACTACACCCAATACAAACATGAGTCAAAAAAGCATCAAGAGAGAAAGATCTTTATTGCCTACAGCGGCAGTATGTACAGCAAAAATCACCTCGAAGAACTGCTGCATGAGGTTGAAATTATATGCCGCAATGTTAATTTTGTCAGAGATATCGTTAATACGCCGCCGCAGGACTATTACCCGCATATCATGGCACTGGACGCAAAATATTTTGCTAAAAGAGACGGTTTGGAATGCAAAATCCTGGGTGAACATGAAATGCATGAAATGGGGATGAATGCGATGCTGAGTGTCGGAAGGGCATCCGTACATGAGTCACAACTCATTCACCTCACCTACCGCCCTAAAAATCCAAAGGCTAAAATTGTCCTATTGGGTAAAGGGCTGACGTATGATTGTGGGGGATTGAGTCTCAAATCGGCCGATTCTATGGTCTCCATGAAGTGCGACAAAGCGGGCGGGAGCGCTGTATTAGGGGTGATGAGCGCGTTGAGAGCACTGGATATTGAGTGTGAAGTGCATGGGATTATCGGTGCAGTAGAGAACATGATAGGAGGCAACGCCTATAAACCCGATGACGTGCTGCGGGCTAAAAACGGTATGAGTATTGAAGTGAAAAATACGGATGCCGAAGGTCGATTGGTTTTAGCAGACTGTCTCTGTTATGCTCAGGACGAGATCGAAAATTTTGATTATATTTTTGATTTTGCTACCCTTACGGGAGCCTCTATTATCGCGTTAGGGAGTCATACTACAGCGGTAATGGGACACAATGAGATCTTAAAGCATAAAATCAATACGGCAGCAGTGCAAAGCGGCGAGTTAGTCGGATTTTTGCCTTACAACCGATATTTTGAGAATGATCTCGACAGTGAGATTGCCGACATGGTTAACACCGCTTCTTCACGAAACGGCGGTGCGATAACAGCGAGTCTCTTTTTAGACCGGTTTATCAAAGATGAGAACAAGAAAAAATGGCTCCATTTCGATATGGCAGGAGCATCGTATGCCCACAAAATATGGGGGTATAATCCCTATGGTGCCAGCGGCGCAGGTGTTCGATTAATCTTGCAATTTTTGAAAAATATTACTCAATAA
- a CDS encoding FIST N-terminal domain-containing protein — protein sequence MKTYTFEYTDLSQQQWLDEIKNEQNILVQIFCGDGKEILQEASAQIKKRLPFSVVIGTTTDGEINNSDILTHSTIIAVSTFSKTEITSASVNGKDCFQNGVDLAKKLIKPNTKLLILFTDGTTSNGEVFLKGIESVNDTVMVCGGMAGDNGQFVQTYICENETVLAQGAVGVALHSDKLSVYNNYKFDWSPIGIEHTIDEIRENRVYKISGMPAVDFYKKYLGEEVAKALPKTGIEFPLIVDKNGLKVARAVIAKHNDGSMSFAGNLNVGDKVRLGFGNAELIIQQSFDNTYQAPCKNMQTYFVYSCMARRRYMPSLINIEMEPFVKNAPTVGFFSYAEFYHHEGHNELLNQTFTVVGLCESDCIECSALENKPKTIPLENDDYAITVGALAHLISQSADDYEQQKKKLEEEQLYSQSLLKSQDLFIKYAVHETNTPLSIIMCNVELYEAEYGKNPYLCNIEAAMKNVCTIYDDLSYLLINKTIEYTKHTIDLVDYVRSRIEFFNIVAKKSNVSFVFTSPEKEFIIYFNESQLQRIIDNNLTNAIKYTKENEPIYVVIEHDQSTCKVTFKSKSSEIANPHKIFEQFYRESSQQEGFGLGLNLVKEICNNENVAFELHSTKEETSFTYEFKEAYL from the coding sequence ATGAAAACCTACACATTTGAGTATACGGATTTATCGCAGCAACAGTGGTTGGATGAGATAAAAAATGAACAGAATATTTTAGTTCAAATCTTTTGCGGTGATGGAAAAGAGATACTCCAAGAAGCCTCGGCACAAATTAAAAAAAGACTTCCTTTCAGTGTCGTTATCGGTACGACCACGGACGGGGAAATCAACAATAGCGATATTTTAACCCATTCAACGATCATCGCAGTCTCTACCTTTAGCAAAACAGAAATTACCAGCGCATCGGTGAATGGAAAAGATTGTTTTCAAAACGGAGTCGATCTTGCAAAAAAGCTTATTAAACCCAACACAAAACTGCTGATCCTCTTTACCGACGGTACTACCAGCAACGGTGAAGTGTTTTTAAAAGGGATTGAATCCGTTAACGATACCGTCATGGTCTGCGGGGGAATGGCTGGAGACAATGGTCAATTTGTTCAGACCTATATTTGTGAAAACGAAACGGTTCTTGCACAAGGTGCTGTCGGTGTTGCTTTGCATTCGGATAAGCTAAGTGTCTACAACAATTATAAATTTGACTGGTCTCCCATCGGAATTGAGCATACGATTGATGAAATCAGAGAAAATCGGGTGTATAAGATTTCCGGTATGCCGGCCGTCGATTTTTACAAAAAATATTTAGGGGAAGAGGTCGCAAAGGCGCTCCCGAAAACAGGGATTGAATTTCCATTGATTGTGGATAAAAACGGTTTGAAAGTCGCACGCGCCGTTATTGCCAAGCATAATGACGGCAGTATGAGTTTTGCCGGGAATCTCAATGTCGGAGATAAGGTACGGCTGGGATTCGGAAACGCAGAACTGATTATCCAGCAATCGTTTGACAACACGTATCAGGCACCCTGTAAAAATATGCAAACCTATTTTGTCTATTCGTGTATGGCGCGCAGAAGGTATATGCCCAGTCTGATTAATATAGAAATGGAGCCTTTTGTTAAGAACGCACCGACAGTAGGATTCTTCAGCTATGCCGAGTTTTATCATCATGAAGGGCACAATGAACTGCTCAACCAAACCTTCACTGTCGTCGGCTTATGCGAATCCGATTGCATAGAGTGCTCTGCCCTTGAAAATAAGCCAAAAACGATCCCTTTGGAAAATGACGACTATGCCATAACCGTCGGTGCATTGGCTCATCTCATATCACAATCAGCGGACGACTATGAACAGCAGAAAAAGAAGTTGGAAGAGGAACAGCTCTATTCTCAGAGTTTATTAAAATCTCAAGATCTGTTTATCAAATACGCAGTACATGAAACCAATACTCCGCTGAGTATTATCATGTGCAATGTTGAACTTTACGAAGCGGAATACGGTAAAAATCCATACCTGTGTAACATCGAAGCGGCGATGAAAAATGTCTGTACCATATACGATGATTTGTCGTATTTGCTCATTAACAAAACGATCGAATATACGAAGCATACGATTGATTTAGTGGATTATGTAAGAAGCCGGATTGAGTTTTTTAATATTGTGGCCAAAAAATCGAATGTCAGTTTTGTTTTTACGAGTCCTGAAAAAGAGTTCATCATTTATTTTAATGAATCTCAGCTGCAACGGATCATCGATAACAATCTGACCAATGCCATCAAATATACGAAAGAGAATGAGCCAATTTACGTTGTGATTGAACATGATCAAAGTACGTGTAAAGTTACGTTTAAAAGCAA